Genomic DNA from Sesamum indicum cultivar Zhongzhi No. 13 unplaced genomic scaffold, S_indicum_v1.0 scaffold00216, whole genome shotgun sequence:
GGAAAAAGTTTAAAGAAAGCAGGTGAAGTTCATGGTGGTATGGCCGACTCAAGGGTTCGAATGTGATGGTACGGCAGCACCCGCGGGAGAAGCAGCTGAGGATGTGGGTACAAATCCAAGAAAGGAAAACCCCGCTGGAAAAAACCCTTAAACCACCGTTTTCTCCCCATCATCAAACCCCACCCACACTCACATGGTGAAACCCTCTcaccttcatttcttttttcttgtgttcatTTCTCACCCAAAAAACAGAGtaaagaaaaccaagaaaagcaGGGGGGAGAGACAGAGCGAGAAGGAGGCCTCAAATTATGGTATTGCGAAATGTTACTGCTGTTTGAACAATCCTTCTTGGcccaatattttctcattgttcATATATTGATAGATAAAGAAGGAATACTGGAATACTCTCTGTTGATGTCCTAAGTTTGCTCTCACTTCCTTGCTTGCAAATACTTTCTCCCTCCATCTTACATGTCATCTTTATCTTGCTTTCTAGTGCTTCTTGCTCTTAAGATGTGACAATTTGTAAGACATGAACATTTATCTAAATCATGAGTGTTCCATGGTTGCTTAGGTGTCATTGTTAAGAGGATATAAATCAGGCAGGAGACCTGAAAACTTGACAAGATGGCAATTCTGGATGGCTTCAGAAGGCATATTCCGTTGATTTCAGACCACTCAATGTACCGCGCGCTGCTGCATTCCAAGGGGCTCATTATATTTCACCATTGAAAAGGCAAATAATCTCGTATGCATCTGGTGAGCAGAGATTTCCGCTTTTCTTATGACTTgtaacaattaattttcagaACCATGCTAGTTCTTTTTGTGAATGATGAATTCTATTACATGAAGTTTTAATGGAagccactttttcttttatgatgtttGGTCCCCTTGACCTGtccaaatccaattttcatcCCTCTTTATCTTCTAATTCAAGAACCAGCTTCAATTTCTGATGGTTTTAAGGGCCTTCACAGTTTATCATTGTTGGTTATTACCACGAATAGTTCAGTCTCCTTTCCAAGTTGAATGCATTCATCTTCTAATACCATATTGTGAGTGAGAGGGTGTTTCTGCTGTTTGAACAATCCTCAAATTAGGATTTCCTGTACAGTTTGGTCTTATGTAGACGTTATTCGAGATATTCCTGTATTTAGTCAGTTTGGGTAATATTGAAGCTGATGAGCTTCTGCTCaaatattgtttcatttggtAATTTACTGAGTTGTGGAGCTTTGTGAGTACATGatcatgaatgattatgcTACTCAAGATTGAATTATGATCAGCTACCCCCAAAACACTTTTATTGTACTTGTTCTCAAAAATATGCAACTTGTTAATAGATCTGAAGCTTATGCGAACTGATTCATTAGTTCATTGGTAGTGCTAGCTATTCTTTTGAGTGGATGGGTGGGCTGGTCCTCGTCCTAcgtttatctttttaatgttGTTCAAGGGTTGAAGGAGTATAATATTTGGGAGTAATTGGGTGGTATTAAGTTAAGCACTAGTAGCACAATGACANNNNNNNNNNNNNNNNNNNNNNNNNNNNNNNNNNNNNNNNNNNNNNNNNNNNNNNNNNNNNNNNNNNNNNNNNNNNNNNNNNNNNNNNNNNNNNNNNNNNNNNNNNNNNNNNNNNNNNNNNNNNNNNNNNNNNNNNNNNNNNNNNNNNNNNNNNNNNNNNNNNNNNNNNNNNNNNNNNNNNNNNNNNNNNNNNNNNNNNNNNNNNNNNNNNNNNNNNNNNNNNNNNNNNNNNNNNNNNNNNNNNNNNNNNNNNNNNNNNNNNNNNNNNNNNNNNNNNNNNNNNNNNNNNNNNNNNNNNNNNNNNNNNNNNNNNNNNNNNNNNNNNNNNNNNNNNNNNNNNNNNNNNNNNNNNNNNNNNNNNNNNNNNNNNNNNNNNNNNNNNNNNNNNNNNNNNNNNNNNNNNNNNNNNNNNNNNNNNNNNNNNNNNNNNNNNNNNNNNNNNNNNNNNNNNNNNNNNNNNNNNNNNNNNNNNNNNNNNNNNNNNNNNNNNNNNNNNNNNNNNNNNNNNNNNNNNNNNNNNNNNNNNNNNNNNNNNNNNNNNNNNNNNNNNNNNNNNNNNNNNNNNNNNNNNNNNNNNNNNNNNNNNNNNNNNNNNNNNNNNNNNNNNNNNNNNNNNNNNNNNNNNNNNNNNNNNNNNNNNNNNNNNNNNNNNNNNNNNNNNNNNNNNNNNNNNNNNNNNNNNNNNNNNNNNNNNNNNNNNNNNNNNNNNNNNAAACGATGTGTATTGTGTTCTTTGTGGTATATCAAGCTCTGTGAGACATTTTGTTGTCGGGATGTCTGTAATTGTTTAGCATTTTAGGATTAGACTCTTGGttcaattgaaattacatgaaacttctcatattctaattttgatttgaacagCCCAATTCACCTTCCAAATGGGataaaaccatttcaaaagtaaagaatTCCATGACATATATGTAGTGTTAATTAACACATAGGAACCAGagggtaaatttttttttaaatttttgttcatcTTTTGTTATCCTATCAAActacttttgttttgttttcttttgccaGTTACTATCAAACTACTTccgtttatattattttttagtaatttgacaaataaatgtgatttaGGAAGTCATAAGATTGAGACATGAATGTGCACTAGCGTTATGTGATTGTTGCTTTGATTATCTGTGGAGTCGTTGAGGCATAATTTCATGCTTTTGGAATTTATTTGAAAGAGAGTTGGAATATCTTTGCTTCTACTAAATCTTAGGATTCTTGTGAGATCATATTTGTTTGCTAAAACTCTACCCGATTGATCCTTATATCCCTAACATGGGACATGCatccattttgaaaaattcaaaggccCTTCCCCTTccggaaaaaaaagaaagaaagaaagaaaagtaagaaaaaggaaattacatctactcCGCTGGTTTAGGTCACTTAGTAACTGGGTAACTTCATCACAAATGTTGTTATTCACATAAAACGGTGGCCAAAGCTATGAGTATGCAAAGCACTTCAGGTAAAACGTGTTTTGGTCGACTAACCgggtgccttcaccacaagtgttgtcattcgcGTCAAAAGGCCAGAATGCGACgttttttggttgagtaaccgggtgccttcaccacaagtgttgtcattcgcGTCAAAAGACCGGAAAACGGCCTAAAGAACACAAGTCGCGGGCAAAaacaaaggaagaaaaaagaaaataaaagccgTGACTAAAgcaaaaggggaagaaaaaagaaaaaaaaattcattagtggccaaagaaaagaaagaaaagcggAATCTGTCCCGACTAGGTAGATGTGAGGAGATAAAAGGGTATTGTCCTAGCATCGAGGATGATAACACTTTGAAATCCATAGATTTTGTGGAAGCTTGATTATCCTCCTCTATACTTGGCAAAACGAAGTGCTGTGATGTGATTGGCCTCTTACCCTCATTATGATAAGTTAGCATTTGCATAATGTATTGCGGcgtttgtgttttgagattatgTGCACATAGTATTTCATTCTGTTGGAGGCAATAACTTTAAAGACATTGCGGCAGTCCTATTTATTAGAAACTTGTCACATTTCTTGGtgctgaaaatttttgtgTGTAAAAATCCTCTACTTTAGGCATGCCTTTTTCTTATGAAACTACTATTTTTGGTTGGGTGGAGGAGGAGATAGATTCTGGCCTTCTATTTATtgtaacaatatttaaattctatattattatagttttctTTAATCTTAATGAATTATTCCCTTTAGATTGCCATCCCAGCAGGGTGAGGGTGCAAGTTCAGTATATAGCAGTAGTGCATCTTACATGACCGCCccttaaaaggaaaatgtatGTGCTTGCATGTATGAGTTAAAGAAGNNNNNNNNNNNNNNNNNNNNNNNNNNNNNNNNNNNNNNNNNNNNNNNNNNNNNNNNNNNNNNNNNNNNNNNNNNNNNNNNNNNNNNNNNNNNNNNNNNNNNNNNNNNNNNNNNNNNNNNNNNNNNNNNNNNNNNNNNNNNNNNNNNNNNNNNNNNNNNNNNNNNNNNNNNNNNNNNNNNNNNNNNNNNNNNNNNNNNNNNNNNNNNNNNNNNNNNNNNNNNNNNNNNNNNNNNNNNNNNNNNNNNNNNNNNNNNNNNNNNNNNNNNNNNNNNNNNNNNNNNNNNNNNNNNNNNNNNNNNNNNNNNNNNNNNNNNNNNNNNNNNNNNNNNNNNNNNNNNNNNNNNNNNNNNNNNNNNNNNNNNNNNNNNNNNNNNNNNNNNNNNNNNNNNNNNNNNNNNNNNNNNNNNNNNNNNNNNNNNNNNNNNNNNNNNNNNNNNNNNNNNNNNNNNNNTCTTATGAATTATTCCCTTTAGATTGCCATCCCAGCAGGGTGAGGGTGCAAGTTCAGTATATAGCAGTAGTGCATCTTACATGACCGCCccttaaaaggaaaatgtatGTGCTTGCATGTAAGAGTTAAAGAAGTCTACCATGGTGCATATAGAcaagtattataaatttttcacttCTAATCTATACTGGCCCATGAATGCGGTTTATCCAGGTATGTGAGGTTGGGAATCATTGTTAactaataattgataataaaatcaGATTCCTTTTTTGTGTTCCATCTTCTGTTAAACTCTTTAATGAAGTTCATCAGATATCTTTCAGTTACATTTGCTACACTTGGTGAGAACACCAGATGATGTCCCTGGATGTGCTTCTTAGTGCTGGTGTTCCGTGGTGCAGGTGACTATTTATATGCTATCATATCATCTTTATCATTTGTCCCCTACACTCTTATGCAGAACCCATTCATTAGTTCATTGGTAGTGCGAGCTATTCTTTCGAGGGGCTAGGTGTGTTAGTGCTCTCCtgcatttatctttttatgctCTTGAAGTGTTGAAGGAGTAAAATTCAAGTCCATACTCGACAATAGATATTGGGTGGTATTGAGTTATGAGCTCACAGCAAGGtgttttaaatgaaaaaaagattacATCATGAGAAGAATATATGGAACATAAGTACTGTAAAAATCTTTTAGGTACCTTTGAGGACTTAGCATTCCGCTAGGGATTTTCTTATCCATTGAGAATCAACAGATATAATTTGATACCAtcatttgttaatattaggtCTGTGTTACTTTTTGTTGTTCTGCATCTTTAGTGATTTAATCTTTGATTGCATTGTAAGTCATTCTCTTAAATCAATGTTTTTCTTGACTACTGGTGCAAAAGGCTCGAGAATTTGTTGTCACTTCCCAAGAGCTTATCACTCGGGGTTCAGTCCTGGTAAGTCACTTGTACTGGCTTAATTCCTACCGATATTTATGTTGATCTATCTAGAgaagttatttaatatcaatatctgaAATTAAAGTGCTTATTCTGTTTATTCGatcttattattgttttagGATATTATTGTGGAGATGTTGCTGATATGGCTAATACTGAATCGTCGAGTGTTGCAAGAGAAGCTGCAATACATAGTGCAGCTATTAGGTGTCCTCCAATGGTGTCTCGCTTCCAGTTATCATATGATCTTGCAGTCTCCTTATGTTCtaggtttgttttcttttcttatgtgTGATCCTCTTCTGGTATCACGCAGAAATGGTCTCTTggaaatttagtattttaccAGCATTCCTTTTCTTGTTATGACCCTGTGCAAAAACCTagtaagataataattattatttaaaattgaaatatatgcaaataattgcttcatttatgtaatatatgacTTTTGATCACAATTGGAATGCTAATTACTGTGTCGCGCTGTAGAATGATGCATGTTAGTTGGAGCTAAATGAAGGTAATTTGGTGGATATCTCTAAGTCATAAAGTATCAGAGCATTTTAGAGGATGCTTgatggttttgattttttgagtgCAATAATGGCAATATACTAAAATCGTCTACAACAGTAGACATACTGTCCCCATATTCTTTTACTATTCCTTTCTCGAATTATGATATGCCTGTTGCTATGTAAATTGTTGAACTTATGTACATGAGCATGCAATTGCAATCTCTGGGATTTTGGCATCTAACTATTTGGACAATGCTCTGGTCCGTTGTTGTGGGATGGGATGTTTGATGCTACATTTAGGATATTCTATACAGTTTGGTCTTATGTAGACGTTATTAGtgatattacttttttttagttCATTGGGTTTAGGCCTTGAATTGGTATCCTTTTGTCTATACCTGTATCATCCAGAATGGTACCGTGATGCCAATCAGGATCACCATGAACTCTGTGCTTCCTGTTTCCATCATGTCTGCTGACTTGTATTGAACTACTCTAGCTCTTTGCGGATCTTGGGGATCTTCAATAGCACTGAAgttttgtttatatatcaAACTACTGCTGAACTGGTGGAGTTGAATTAGTATCTAGTTTCTATAGAGACTAATTACTGGCCTACAGACTATGATCATGATCATTATGTTGCAGTGTTTCGCCACagaatatgaaataaagtaatttctaCTGTGATAACGAAGAATTTTTTTCGCTCTTAGATCATCTACATTTCTtagactaaatatattataaattagttaCTGAACGAGGTTCtttcttatttactttgttatttaaatagGATATCTATGGTAGAgaaatttctgtttttcctGCGCCAAAGGGACAAATAATGACATGGAAGGAGTCTTTACTTGATACACCTACCTATAGTTGGGTATGCTTGTTTTACAATGTTCCTAAAACGGGCGTGTTCTGGGCCCTTAAAGCATTCCTTTGGTTATGAGCTTGGTACATAAAAGATTGATGTGTGGAACATAGAGTAAAATAGGATCAGAGCTTTATCCTACAGTAAACCGGTTGCCTTGCAAGCCATTTAAAATGGGAGTCAGTTGTCCGGTACTTATCGTCACATGAGATGCACATTGGAGACTGATTGAGCAAACAATTGTAGAAGGGTCACTGGAACTGTTGCACCTCTTTAAACTAAGATATAGTTTCCATGTAATATGCACTTAGGATATCCGCGTGTACTTGTATCCTTAAACTCCTGGTGTTTTAAAGATgcaacttttcatattctcttGTGATGGTAATTGTATTATAACACTTTCACTTTGGATGTGGGGTAACTTTTGTTCCTTTCTTTGCCTTCCACAGAGGTTTGAGATGTTTTCgttatttgttcttttggtTTTAAGCTGAACTAGGCAGTGGCTGGATGGTGGCTCCATCAATATGCACATTGTTTCTGGTGAACCGACTATTGttgatgctgctgctgctctgCTGAAAGCTATAGTTACTAGGAACCCAAAAGCAATGATCCAATTATACAGTACAGGCGCATGGTTCTGATCTTCTTTCAATTGCCCAACTCTTCTCAGTGACTCATGTTTATCAAGCTTTTCAtggtggtgaggaagctgcaATTTCCTCTTCTCTACCTTTGGCGAAACGAAGTGTTTTGGGCGGCCTCTTACCTGAGTCATTGCTTTATGTACTGGAATGTAGCGGCCCAGTTGCTTTTGCCGCAGCAATGGTTTCTGATTCAGACACTCCTGAGATTATTTGGATACACAAGATGCGAGCAGAAAATCTGATCTGTCAGGTAGCCCTGAATCTGCAACTGGAGTTTGCTACTTGTCTTTCACCCCAAGCATCTTTTCTTAACATTTAGTACTTACATTCTAAAACATGGTGGTAGTTGAGTCATCCTCAATGCAAATAAGTGCTGCATTTAACTCTcagttttatttgattagGTTCTTCAGCATCTTGGTGATTTCCCTCAGAAATTGTCACAGCATTGTCATTCCTTATATGACTATCCTCCAATGCCACCAGTGACATCCAGAGCTGAAAGATGAAATGTGGTGTCATCGTTATTATCTTCGAAACTTATGTGATGAAATTAGATTTCCTAATTGGCCTATTGTTGAACATGTTGAGTTTTTGCAATCATTGCTAGTAATGTGGAGAGAAGAGTTAACTCGAAGGCCAATGGACCTTTCTGAAGAAGAAGCTTGCAAGATACTAGAGATTTCCATTGATGAAGTATCCAGAGACGACGCCCCTAAGAAACCAAGTCTTGAGTCAGTTGAGGAGATACCTAATATATCAAAGCAGATTGAGTATATTGATGAGGAAAAGCTCAAGAGACAGTATAGGAAACTTGCAATGAAGTATCATCCAAACAAAAATCCTGAAGGGAGGGAGAAGTTTCTGGCAGTGCAGAAAGCTTATGAGTGCTTGCAGGTATGCCAAATTCCTTGATCCTGTGTGAGGATATGTCGTTACTCATAAAAAACGGAGACTATATGATTAagcttgagaaaaaaaaagaacatatagACAAGGGATCTTATAAGCTGCCAGATcttatttcaaatgaattagTCGACTTGTTTAGACNNNNNNNNNNNNNNNNNNNNNNNNNNtatatatatatatttaattcttagaTATGATACTACCTCAATTTAAGGTGTGgaccaagaaataaatttaaataatataaatttagtggCTTTTGCGGAAGAGTGAAAATGTAAATCATAGGGCTTTCCTATGAGGTTTGGTCTACTTACATATGTTTCCATTTGGTTTTGTTGCCTCCATCTAATATTTCATTCTGCAATCAGTAAACTTCTTGGAATATGATCAGCAAAGTTTGTCAAAATTCCTAAGTTGAACCCTATGTATGAGGGTTTTTATGAGGCATGTCTTTGGCCGGAATGCAATCCTCTTTAATTGGTTgtatttcttcatatttgagttccatgtttcatattttctttttagtgatCTACTGCTTTCTTATTCCTCTTCCTTAGGTGACCATGCAAGGATTGCAAGGTCCCCAGACTTGGAGGTTGTTGCTTCTCTTAAAGGGCCAGTGTATTCTATGTAGGCGATATGGGAATGTATTGATGCCATTCAAATATGCTGGATATCCTATGCTCTTAAGTGCCATTACAGTGGACAAGGATGAtaacaattttctttcctctgaTCGAGCACATCTTCTAGTTGCATCCTCGGAGCTTGTTTGGTTGACGTAAATTCATCATCTGCCTTTAATTTCCATATCATTCCTCTTTAGATAAGTACTTTGTGAATGTACTTTTGCTTATGCTATTTCCACATATTTAACTTTCAGGTGCGAGTCTTCACCATTCAATGGTGAAGAGCTTGTGAGAGATGGTGGAATACCTCTTCTTGCAACACTCCTTTCCCGTTGCATGTGTGTGGTCCAACCAACAACTCCTGCCACTGAACCGTACGCTACTATTGTTGCTAGCATAATGCGAACTTTTTCAGTTTTGAGTCAGTTTGAAAGTGCGAGAACTGAGATGCTCGAATTTTCAGGATTAGTTGATGACATTGTTCATTGCACTGAACTTGAGCTTGTTCCTGCTGCTATTGATGCTGCCCTGCAGACCATTGCTCACCTTTCTATCTCGTCTGAAATTCAAAATGCCCTTCTGAAGGCTGGTGTACTGTGGTAAGATAGATCATTATATTGTTATGATTATGCTTTCATCAGTTTTCTAGCATGAGATTCTAGTTTCTGGAAGTTTGCAGAACATTACTGTTTCTGTTATGGATTTCTTGACcgtccttttatatttatcgcTTAGCCTGGCTCCAGGTGACATATTGCTCAGTGACTTAGCTTCTATTCGTTCATTACTTTTCACTCTTTTGCCCATATAATTCTTCGTAGCTCATATATGGATATTGAATAATGAAATTACCCATATTGGTCTATTTATAATGCTCTTTGTGCTCGTGTAGTGTTGAAGATGCTTTCGGTGACTATTCTTTGAATGGCAGA
This window encodes:
- the LOC105179808 gene encoding lysine-specific demethylase JMJ705-like isoform X2, whose protein sequence is MMSLDVLLSAGVPWCSSRICCHFPRAYHSGFSPGYYCGDVADMANTESSSVAREAAIHSAAIRCPPMVSRFQLSYDLAVSLCSS
- the LOC105179808 gene encoding lysine-specific demethylase JMJ705-like isoform X1 — translated: MCFLVLVFRGAGSRICCHFPRAYHSGFSPGYYCGDVADMANTESSSVAREAAIHSAAIRCPPMVSRFQLSYDLAVSLCSRFVFFSYV
- the LOC110011390 gene encoding dnaJ homolog subfamily C GRV2-like: MWCHRYYLRNLCDEIRFPNWPIVEHVEFLQSLLVMWREELTRRPMDLSEEEACKILEISIDEVSRDDAPKKPSLESVEEIPNISKQIEYIDEEKLKRQYRKLAMKYHPNKNPEGREKFLAVQKAYECLQVTMQGLQGPQTWRLLLLLKGQCILCRRYGNVLMPFKYAGYPMLLSAITVDKDDNNFLSSDRAHLLVASSELVWLTCESSPFNGEELVRDGGIPLLATLLSRCMCVVQPTTPATEPYATIVASIMRTFSVLSQFESARTEMLEFSGLVDDIVHCTELELVPAAIDAALQTIAHLSISSEIQNALLKAGVLW